The Octopus bimaculoides isolate UCB-OBI-ISO-001 chromosome 1, ASM119413v2, whole genome shotgun sequence genome contains the following window.
cacacacatacacacacagatatatatatatatcgtttgtggaaaacataaatccggagaagaaacgcactctaagatgtagagcagtatatattaaaaatggggatgGCCTGTtcaccttaggtttcccgtccataaaaggtttagctttatggcatatcgtcAGACCTCAAAACTTGTTGGCCTATgatctcttcaaaatatggaggggaAAAGCCTCGCTACTCAAAGCGAACAAATGGGGATTATGTCCCTTTGCTATTGGCTATCGAATTCCGGCTGTGCCGCTACCTTGTGGGCTCCATATAAGGCTAGCAGGAACCTCCTAAAATGTAACCATGGCCCGAAGATCTCTGTTCTGGAGTTGAGGATGTTCCCTGGTTCGAGCGAGTCTTTTAGGATCCTCGCGCGCTCAGCTATGCATAACTTGCAACGCTTCGTCCCGCTGATGTAGGGGCCTGGGGTCTCGAGGATCTTCCATGAGATCGAGTATGAGATCCCATCGTCTCTTAGTTGCCAGACGTGGCTGGCCAGCGATGTTACGTATCTCCTTTCCAGGACTCTGAAGGAGAACCTGTGGCTGGAGCCACGCTGCCTGAACGAGTTCCCGGAACTCCCAATGTTTCTCCGTGGGCGTGTGTTGTAGGTGCTgcaccagttgttgttgttgttgttgctgttgtcaccgacattattgttgttggaaCTGGGACTGCTGGTGTTGGCGTCGCTAGAGGTGGTGGTGTCGGCAATGTTATCGTTCTGCCTGTTACGATGAAggtgctattgttattgttgcggtCCTCGTCAATGGTGGGGGAGTTGCCATTGCTGCTAGAGATATCATTAGCTGTGGTTCCGCTGGTGTTTCTGCTAaggccgctgctgctgctgttgctgttgctgttgctgatattGCCGTTATAGCTGGTGGCACTGgacttgttgctgctgttatagttgttgtcAGGTCTGCTACTGCGGACGTTAGAGGCATTAGGAAGCTATTGGTAAGGCTGGTGTTGATGGCGATGTTGCTGTTGATGCCGTCGGGGGAAATGTCAATGTTGtcgctggtgttgttgttgctattgctgctaatGTTGTCAACTGTGGGGATGGTAGCGGTGTTGCTGGCTCTGTTCACGTGtctacggctgctgctgctgctgctgccgtggTATTGCCCGGGTTCGTTAGTACTTCGGCTTGGTAGATGATCCCTTTGGTTTCGCAGTGGCCTCCTACCGGACATCTGTTACGGTCCCTGCATGAACAACTTGCCTCTTCCTGTGACTTAGGGGCGCTAACTAGGATGCTCTTAGTATTGGGAGTACAGCTAAACGAGTCTCTAATGTTGTGCCCGTTGAAAATTGACCCGTATCAATGGGGGCTAGTGAAATGCTTGTCTAATAATTTGAGGAATATTCAACCTACGGGCGTTATTGTGTTAAGGGAGAATGGGGTGCAAACTAAATGGTATTTCTGCGGCGCTTCCTTCTGCGGTTGTTGGGTTCTGCAcgcgcgaacgcacacacacacacacNNNNNNNNNNNNNNNNNNNNNNNNNNNNNNNNNNNNNNNNNNNNNNNNNNNNNNNNNNNNNNNNNNNNNNNNNNNNNNNNNNNNNNNNNNNNNNNNNNNNNNNNNNNNNNNNNNNNNNNNNNNNNNNNNNNNNNNNNNNNNNNNNNNNNNNNNNNNNNNNNNNNNNNNNNNNNNNNNNNNNNNNNNNNNNNNNNNNNNNNNNNNNNNNNNNNNNNNNNNNNNNNNNNNNNNNNNNNNNNNNNNNNNNNNNNNNNNNNNNNNNNNNNNNNNNNNNNNNNNNNNNNNNNNNNNNNNNNNNNNNNNNNNNNNNNNNNNNNNNNNNNNNNNNNNNNNNNNNNNNNNNNNNNNNNNNNNNNNNNNNNNNNNNNNNNNNNNNNNNNNNNNNNNNNNNNNNNNNNNNNNNNNNNNNNNNNNNNNNNNNNNNNNNNNNNNNNNNNNNNNNNNNNNNNNNNNNNNNNNNNNNNNNNNNNNNNNNNNNNNNNNNNNNNNNNNNNNNNNNNNNNNNNNNNNNNNNNNNNNNNNNNNNNNNNNNNNNNNNNNNNNNNNNNNNNNNNNNNNNNNNNNNNNNNNNNNNNNNNNNNNNNNNNNNNNNNNNNNNNNNNNNNNNNNNNNNNNNNNNNNNNNNNNNNNNNNNNNNNNNNNNNNNNNNNNNNNNNNNNNNNNNNNNNNNNNNNNNNNNNNNNNNNNNNNNNNNNNNNNNNNNNNNNNNNNNNNNNNNNNNNNNNNNNNNNNNNNNNNNNNNNNNNNNNNNNNNNNNNNNNNNNNNNNNNNNNNNNNNNNNNNNNNNNNNNNNNNNNNNNNNNNNNNNNNNNNNNNNNNNNNNNNNNNNNNNNNNNNNNNNNNNNNNNNNNNNNNNNNNNNNNNNNNNNNNNNNNNNNNNNNNNNNNNNNNNNNNNNNNNNNNNNNNNNNNNNNNNNNNNNNNNNNNNNNNNNNNNNNNNNNNNNNNNNNNNNNNNNggggggaggggggagggattatcatacaaaaataataaatctcaACAAAATATGCTGTcccacatccatatatgtatgataaatcaaattttacaattttgtaaGTATATTCTGGTTATTTTCaaattcagttttcttttgaatttttcattgaatataatgaaattaaaaaaatgttagtcATCTGTTAATACGTTTTGAAATAAAACCAAATTCTGTTAATAGGAATAAATCAAACGGCATCAAGTATCACGTAAATGTCTGAGAGGAATTGTTCTTTATAAGTTTATAATTTCCTGATTTCATCCAGAAATTCAACGCCTGATGACGATCAGAGATCAGAGTGATCGAAACACAGTGTAGGtataatattgtaaatatgcACTTCAACAATTAATGTAATACTTCagaaaattgtaattttatcACTATTCGAGCCGTGAGATAATGGAAGATACTCTTTTACTAACTGTTTCTATAATGGGTCTCTCGTTTGTATCTACAACCATCAAAGATTTAATTGTCTTAACAATAGCATTCTCTAGCTTATCGTTGCTGTTGACAATTGTTTCGGGTAGAATGATACCAACATTTGTCTGGTTGTGAAGAATGGTTGTTTCACTCCCTTCAAATGGTGGGTTACAAgttaacataaaatataatatacttcCAAGGCTCCAGATATCCGTGGGCAAGGGATCAAAAGGAGTACAACGGATAACTTCTGGTGCTTGATATCGATAATCTCCCAAATAGTCATCGCTTAGAATTGGATTGCTTCTATCAACACCACAAGGGGTTGCTAATCCCCAATCAGCCAGCTTGGTGTCGAATTTTGAAGTTAACAATATATTGCTGGGAGTTATATCTCGATGGGCAATATTTTGAGAATGACTGTAATGTACTGCAGATGTTAATTGGCTAAAAAATTGCATGATGTCGGATGTGGAAATTTTATGGTTACTCGTTACATACTGTTCAATATTACCATATTCAGCATactccataattatatataaacggTTAGGTTTAAGGATAAATTCTTCTAGGATGATTATATTCGGGTGTTTAAACTTCGAGAGGCAGTATACCTCCGCACTGATGTATTTGTTATCTTGGAATTCTCCTTCAAAGCAGAGTCGTTTCAAAGCGTACATGCCGTCATTGTGTCTATTATAAACTTTATAGATTCGTCCAAAACCACCTCGACCGATTTCTTCAAGAATCTTGTATTTTGGTCTGTGTGCAATTTCATCTGTGTGCACTGAGGATTCATCGTTAGATTCCAAAGATGAATTTTCCATGTTAATTGTTACACTTACGTTTATTTTATCCAtttggtttattttcttttcgGTGTTTTCCAGTTTGActctaaaaaaagaaatagtgatAGCAGTTGAATGACATATTTTAATACATTAGCAATTTTCTTATGATACTATTAGTTACTTTATAAATTGCATTTATTCCAGGGAATTTGGAATTAAACTTGTACTGAACAGTTCTTTTACTATTTGCTGCATTAGATATCTTAAATTAGTAGTTTTATCATGAAAGAAACGACAATAtaagagaaaatgtaaatgaagtattttgttttataatgacGTTAATACTTATGCACGGTTGTGCGAATAAAGT
Protein-coding sequences here:
- the LOC106867670 gene encoding myosin light chain kinase A, which translates into the protein MDKINVSVTINMENSSLESNDESSVHTDEIAHRPKYKILEEIGRGGFGRIYKVYNRHNDGMYALKRLCFEGEFQDNKYISAEVYCLSKFKHPNIIILEEFILKPNRLYIIMEYAEYGNIEQYVTSNHKISTSDIMQFFSQLTSAVHYSHSQNIAHRDITPSNILLTSKFDTKLADWGLATPCGVDRSNPILSDDYLGDYRYQAPEVIRCTPFDPLPTDIWSLGSILYFMLTCNPPFEGSETTILHNQTNVGIILPETIVNSNDKLENAIVKTIKSLMVVDTNERPIIETVSKRVSSIISRLE